A genomic region of Methanothermobacter sp. CaT2 contains the following coding sequences:
- a CDS encoding methionine adenosyltransferase, producing MRNIIVEPLNQTPIEDQKVEIVERKGIGHPDSISDGIAESVSRALCNAYLDRFGAIMHHNTDEVQITAGESAPQFGGGEVIKPMEILLTGRGIAEVDGEKIGLDRIAISAAKEYLRENILNLDVETCTVVECKIGHGSGDLRDVFARKGRAPLSNDTSFGVGFAPFSETERIVMEAENLLNSPEFKKKHPAVGEDIKVMGLRENDNITLTVACAMVDRYVSDLEEYLEVKNVVRDEVFKIASKLTDRNLEVFVNTADRCEDDEPSVYITVTGTSAEMGDDGSVGRGNRANGLITPNRPMSMEATSGKNPINHVGKIYNLLSNQMAGDIVESVEGVKQVHIMILSQIGKPIDHPKAATAQLILEDGYTMDEVTGKVSGVMDAWLEDIPSITEMLVKGQLRTF from the coding sequence GTGAGAAATATTATCGTTGAACCCCTTAACCAGACACCAATCGAGGATCAGAAGGTGGAGATAGTTGAAAGGAAGGGCATAGGGCATCCGGACAGTATAAGTGACGGGATCGCGGAATCAGTGAGCAGGGCCCTATGCAACGCCTACCTTGACAGGTTCGGTGCAATAATGCACCACAACACCGACGAGGTTCAGATAACAGCCGGCGAATCAGCCCCCCAGTTCGGAGGCGGCGAGGTCATAAAACCCATGGAGATACTCCTCACAGGGAGGGGCATAGCAGAGGTTGATGGTGAGAAGATAGGCCTCGACAGGATAGCCATCTCAGCGGCCAAGGAGTACCTGAGGGAGAACATACTGAACCTTGATGTTGAAACCTGCACCGTGGTTGAGTGCAAGATCGGCCACGGCTCAGGGGACCTCAGGGATGTATTTGCCAGGAAGGGCAGGGCACCCCTCTCAAACGACACATCCTTCGGTGTTGGATTCGCTCCCTTCTCAGAGACAGAGAGGATAGTCATGGAGGCAGAGAACCTCCTGAACTCACCCGAATTCAAGAAGAAGCACCCCGCCGTTGGTGAGGACATAAAGGTCATGGGGCTCAGGGAAAATGATAACATCACACTCACGGTCGCCTGTGCAATGGTTGACAGGTACGTCTCAGACCTCGAGGAATACCTGGAGGTCAAGAACGTTGTGAGGGATGAGGTCTTCAAAATAGCCTCAAAACTCACAGACAGGAACCTTGAGGTCTTTGTCAACACCGCCGACCGCTGCGAGGATGATGAACCCTCAGTCTACATCACTGTAACAGGGACCTCCGCAGAGATGGGTGACGATGGATCAGTTGGAAGGGGTAACAGGGCCAATGGACTCATAACACCCAACAGGCCAATGTCAATGGAGGCAACATCAGGTAAGAATCCCATAAACCATGTGGGTAAGATCTACAACCTCCTCTCAAACCAGATGGCCGGAGATATAGTTGAAAGTGTTGAGGGTGTTAAACAGGTCCACATAATGATACTGAGCCAGATAGGAAAACCGATTGACCATCCAAAGGCTGCAACAGCCCAGCTGATCCTTGAGGACGGGTATACAATGGATGAAGTCACAGGGAAGGTTTCAGGTGTCATGGACGCCTGGCTGGAGGACATACCCAGCATAACCGAGATGTTAGTGAAGGGACAGCTCAGGACCTTCTAA
- a CDS encoding DUF192 domain-containing protein — MMKREVINKTRGTSLGAVRFARTFMSRFRGLMLRRDVETGLVLEIPLGRGRYGSGIHMFFMLVPLDVLFVDGDMRVVDSVTLRPWQIYNPRKPARYVIELREGKIRDSGTRVGDTIEFRALES; from the coding sequence ATGATGAAGAGAGAGGTCATTAATAAGACGCGGGGCACCAGTCTGGGTGCCGTCAGATTTGCCAGGACATTCATGTCACGCTTCAGGGGCCTGATGCTACGCAGGGACGTTGAAACCGGACTTGTGCTGGAGATACCCCTGGGGAGGGGGAGGTATGGCTCAGGGATACACATGTTCTTCATGCTTGTCCCGCTGGACGTTTTATTTGTTGATGGAGATATGCGGGTCGTTGACAGTGTAACCCTAAGGCCATGGCAGATCTACAACCCCAGGAAACCTGCAAGGTATGTTATAGAACTCAGGGAGGGAAAGATCAGGGATTCAGGGACCCGGGTTGGGGATACAATCGAATTCAGGGCCCTAGAGTCCTGA
- a CDS encoding HEAT repeat domain-containing protein, translating to MEGKRIDFLLEELQNPDWVVREDAVELLAEVADPRAVGPLIEALDDEDYHVREAAALALATFDDRMAVEPLREHLSDDKPGVRYACALALGILGDEDSIPDLEELLDDESPMVRRVAEVAISEIRKRAA from the coding sequence ATGGAGGGTAAACGAATAGATTTTCTTCTGGAGGAACTCCAGAACCCGGACTGGGTCGTGCGTGAGGATGCCGTGGAACTACTTGCAGAGGTGGCTGACCCACGTGCAGTGGGCCCACTCATTGAAGCCCTTGATGATGAGGACTACCATGTGAGGGAGGCTGCAGCGCTCGCCCTTGCAACCTTTGATGATAGGATGGCGGTTGAACCACTCAGGGAGCACCTCTCGGATGATAAACCTGGAGTCAGATATGCGTGTGCACTGGCCCTCGGGATACTGGGTGATGAGGATTCAATCCCGGACCTTGAGGAGCTCCTTGATGATGAGAGCCCGATGGTGAGGAGGGTGGCTGAGGTCGCCATTTCTGAGATAAGAAAACGTGCAGCTTAG
- a CDS encoding dihydromethanopterin reductase (acceptor), whose protein sequence is MRIAWAFTGAGHLLLESVEALEAMVEGGHEVTILLSGAAEEVLRMYGLLERVKRLSGGYYRELISEGEEGYSFPITGRLSMGRYDLLVVSPVTSNTVAKVVHGIADTLVTNAVAQAGKGGVPVYCVPVDLEEGDVETVLPSKLELELCRGCEPCLAAAACPEDAIVPGVEIRLLSCRGCGACRTACPHGAVSGGRIITIHMREVDIRNTARLAAMDGIRVFAKPCEILENMAHSHI, encoded by the coding sequence ATGAGGATTGCCTGGGCATTCACAGGTGCAGGCCACCTCCTCCTTGAAAGCGTCGAGGCCCTTGAGGCCATGGTTGAAGGAGGACACGAGGTGACCATTCTGCTCTCAGGCGCAGCGGAGGAGGTCCTGAGGATGTACGGCCTCCTTGAAAGGGTTAAAAGACTTTCAGGGGGTTACTACCGGGAACTCATAAGCGAGGGCGAGGAGGGCTACAGTTTCCCCATAACAGGGAGGCTTTCCATGGGAAGATACGATCTCCTGGTGGTCTCACCTGTAACCTCCAACACCGTGGCCAAGGTCGTCCACGGCATAGCAGACACCCTTGTCACCAATGCAGTTGCCCAGGCAGGCAAGGGTGGGGTGCCGGTTTACTGTGTACCCGTTGACCTTGAGGAGGGCGACGTTGAGACGGTTCTGCCATCAAAACTTGAACTTGAACTCTGCAGAGGATGTGAACCATGTCTTGCAGCTGCAGCATGCCCTGAGGACGCCATAGTTCCGGGTGTTGAGATAAGACTACTCAGCTGCAGGGGCTGCGGCGCCTGCAGAACAGCCTGTCCCCACGGCGCGGTCTCAGGGGGCCGGATCATAACCATACACATGAGGGAAGTGGATATAAGGAACACAGCAAGACTCGCTGCAATGGATGGAATAAGGGTTTTCGCAAAACCCTGCGAGATTCTGGAGAACATGGCGCACAGTCATATCTAA
- the glyA gene encoding serine hydroxymethyltransferase — MVSNQDYTEKIRQLMKDHNSWMESSINLIASENITSSRVKEALLSDLSHRYAEGLPGERLYEGCRYIDEIEELTIELSKRLFRAEHANVQPTSGVVANLACFFATAEVGDPIMAMEVPYGGHISHARVSAAGVRGFQIYTHPFDFENMNIDADAMKKKILEVKPRIILFGGSLFLFPHPVEEALEAAEEVGARIMYDGAHVLGLIAGGYFQDPLREGADMLVGSTHKTFPGPQGGIILCREELAADIDEAVFPGLVSNHHLHHVAGLGIATAEMLEFGAEYAAQTINNARKLAENLHELGFNVLCEHLDFTESHQVVMDVSDIGRAAEISKRLEANNIILNKNLLPWDDVNRSDDPSGIRIGTQEITRRGMKESEMSEVAEYIKRVVMDGQDVRDEVAEFMSSYTRVHYAFEDSEAYKYMEIQ, encoded by the coding sequence ATGGTCAGCAATCAGGATTATACCGAGAAGATCAGACAGCTTATGAAGGACCATAACAGCTGGATGGAGTCAAGCATTAACCTCATAGCAAGTGAAAACATAACGAGTTCACGGGTGAAGGAGGCACTCCTCTCGGATCTATCCCACCGATATGCAGAGGGCCTCCCCGGTGAAAGACTCTACGAGGGATGCAGGTACATCGACGAGATTGAAGAGTTAACAATTGAACTTTCAAAGAGGCTCTTCAGGGCGGAACATGCGAACGTCCAGCCAACATCAGGTGTCGTGGCAAACCTCGCCTGTTTCTTCGCCACAGCAGAGGTGGGCGACCCCATAATGGCCATGGAGGTCCCCTACGGAGGACACATATCCCATGCCAGGGTCAGCGCAGCCGGTGTAAGGGGTTTCCAGATATACACACACCCCTTTGACTTTGAGAACATGAACATAGACGCCGATGCAATGAAGAAGAAGATACTGGAGGTTAAACCAAGGATAATACTCTTCGGCGGAAGCCTCTTCCTCTTCCCTCACCCTGTGGAGGAGGCTCTGGAGGCCGCCGAGGAGGTGGGGGCAAGGATAATGTACGATGGTGCCCACGTCCTGGGCCTCATTGCAGGGGGCTACTTCCAGGACCCACTACGTGAGGGCGCCGACATGCTTGTTGGAAGCACCCACAAGACCTTCCCGGGCCCACAGGGCGGTATAATCCTCTGCAGGGAGGAACTTGCAGCTGACATAGATGAGGCGGTGTTCCCTGGACTTGTGAGCAACCACCACCTCCACCATGTGGCCGGCCTTGGGATAGCAACGGCAGAGATGCTGGAATTTGGAGCTGAATATGCAGCCCAGACAATCAATAATGCCAGGAAACTCGCTGAAAACCTCCATGAACTCGGATTCAACGTGTTATGTGAGCACCTTGACTTCACAGAGTCCCACCAGGTGGTGATGGACGTCTCTGATATTGGAAGGGCAGCAGAGATCTCAAAGAGGCTCGAGGCCAACAACATAATACTCAACAAGAACCTCCTGCCATGGGATGATGTGAACAGGTCAGATGACCCATCAGGGATACGCATAGGTACACAGGAGATAACAAGGAGGGGAATGAAGGAGTCAGAGATGTCAGAGGTTGCAGAGTACATCAAGAGAGTTGTTATGGACGGACAGGATGTCAGGGACGAGGTTGCAGAGTTCATGTCATCATATACCCGGGTCCACTACGCCTTTGAGGACTCGGAGGCCTACAAGTACATGGAGATCCAGTAG